The genomic region ctggcagcacCATCCCAGACACTGAATCACTCATTATTGGCCACCCCAAAGCCTAGGGGGTTgcaggttagtggattttgtggaccccctgaAGAGTTAATATGGCCTTTGGGAAGCCGtgaacctcagttctccctgTTCCTCACCTGCCTCACCCGCCCCAGGGCTGGAAAACCACAGGAGTGAGAGATGTCAGTTGTGGGCCATATAAGTGAGGGGttgttctcacttgtgtggtccctgactgtttcccccccccccaatggtcagtggcccctgacccaaaaaaggtttcccatccctaccataaataaatacaatgttgaaaccttttgtattggacataaattaatatttgacttcattttaaataaagtttgctttaactttctcatgttggTTTACCACTTAACCTGTTTAATAGTTTtgattaatattttctttcttagtggttaaattaaattaaattaaaattctcCTTATTGCAGCATAGGAAAATGGCTCAAGAGAAATTATATAATTAATGACGAGTTTCCATTAGCATCTGCTAgaccatggaaaggtttgcattgtcCATGGCCCATCCTgctccaaaaagtttgagaactgctctAGATTTACTGGAAGAACAACACTATTCATAGATCATTGACCGGTGTTCTAGGCCATTAAGCACCTTGAGTCTactaatggccctcacttagcatATCTAAAGAGGTTTGTACTTCCTATTTCTAACTTGTAATACAAGaatgatgcatgcacacaaatcaTTCAGCAGATTACAAACTTTCCAACGGTACCTTAAAAGAATTAATTTGCATAAAGCATTTCAGTTaagcatattcataagcatatttccataaagaatatgaaatATTCTGTCACATTTGTTTTACTTTTGTCTGCTatattgaagagcccattatcaaatactGTTGTGTAGGTACTtcatcaagtcaccccttaactttCTCTTTCTTAAGTTAACTTTCTCTTTCTTAAGTGAATTCCTTGACTCTGTCACTAAGGCAGTTCCTAAAACTTGAAATATTCTTTTGGCTCTTCTTTGAATCCTTTCTAATTTATTAACATCCTTCCTGAAGTCTGGACACAGAAGTGAACGCAATATTCCAGAAACGGTTGCCCCAGTACCAAACTGTAGTAAATTAACCTTTCTGTGCCAAGCTGAGATTCCCATGCTTGTGCACCCATGGCCCTTTAGTGGCACAGAATCACTATAGGGGAGCTCTTGTTCATCTGATTTCCCACCCACCACAAACCCCAAATCttttttcagaatcactgcttcccaggatctAGTCCTCCATCTCATAATTATGGCCAACATCTGTGTTTCTACATGTACTGTATACATTTTATGGCTAGTCACATTAAAACCCATATTGTTTGCTTGCCTCCAGTTTACTAACCAATCCTGATAGCTGTGCATGGGTGACCTCTCCTCTTACTTATTGACCTTTccccttaatttttgtattgtctgcaaattttatcagtggTTTATCAGGTCATGGATTATAAGTTAAATAGCACAGGGCCAAGGACCAATCCCTGCAAAATCATATTGGAAACATATGCTTGATGAGGAGTCCCTGTTTAGATACATTTTGAAATCTGTCAGACAGCTTTAATCCATTTATGtgccatattaattttatataattCTAGGCTTTTGTCATGTACTATGTCAAATGCCTTGAAGGTGTCTGATATACTAAGCCAATGCTAGTGCTTTTAAGAACCAAAATTATAATCTCATTAAAAAAACTATCAAGTTCATTTGACCAGGTTCTACTTTCCATAAACCAATGTTGATTTGCATTAGTTACAATATCCTCCTTTACAGCTTTATTAATAAAGTCCCATATTAGTTACTCCCACTTGCCCCATCACTTGTCTTTGCAATGTtaatgttcttttgacagaacGTACATGTGTGCAATAGATAATATAAAAATATGGCCCTTGAGAGAGTAATGGAAAACCTGAAAAAGAAGGTTAAAGTGTCCAATTAAAAAGATAGAGAAAGCAgttggaaaacaaaatgaatggCAAGCAaagtgtcaaggctgttccccattctgagtgcagaaggtggggacccACAAGGGACCTTTACAAATATCTTGTTGCTATAGGCTTTTTCTTAAAAACTTCCcaagtcacagattccctgacttgGGAGGTATGCTACTACCACCCAACTGGGAAAAAACCCTGTCTTCCTGAACCTAGGAAGAAATCATttgggaacttcttccagaggggtaccccaagctcttttaccacaagagagattaaaaaaagaaaccaaactgTAATCTCGGATAGCTGACCTCTCCTTCTTAAGCATGTATACAAAAGTTGTCCTATTACTTTTCAATACACAAGAATCAGATCGTAGTCTTAAAAAGGTGAACAGaacaaaaaagatatacttggtaaaACATAGTTGGTTGCTAGGTGTGTTAGAGCGACTgagaaaaacagattaaaacaaaGAACTGCTTCCCTGGGGTTCAGCTTTAGttagtgggggagagaggaagaggcacatggactcagcacagaggagtttaaccaaataaagaaaataacctgatctcATTTAACTAAAAACATTCCCTATCTATTCACATATCCATACTTGCAAAGTCCAGTCCAATTCTAAATACAGTATTATTTTCTGGGCATGGTATTCCTGCCGGGTTCAATTCATCTGGTTCCTCCAGCTCCTGGTTTGAactccccaaaagaaaaaaaacagcaggcagattccctttcgATTCAAATAGtaacactttcttcccattggttctactggctccctgccaacacatCCTAGCtacctgggtttaaccctttagtcaatgaggctttgtctacactgcagggtttttgcgcaagaagttttttgtggaagagatattccacaaaaacttcttgtgcaaaagtgtgtccacacctcaaaagcacatcgcaaaagtgatgcgcttttgcacaagagagcgtccacactgcatggacactcttgcacaagaaagttctgattgccattcacagaatggccatcagagcacctgggctttttccgacaggctctttttgcacaagaaacccctgttgagtgtccactcgcacctttttgcacaagaagtcttgcgcaaaaaggatttATTCCTTGCAGAAAGAGAGATACCTACACCAGAAAATGCCCTTTGTTCTGCTgctctactgtaaattttcttgtgcaaaaatgtgcttgaggtgtggatgctccacgggtttttgcgcaaaaaccctgtaatgtagacatagcttgaatGGTGGGATGTTTAGAGAAAGAAAGCACTTCTCCCATCCATCACACAAggtaaactcaaaataagagcaatatggaatggaaaagaaaaaaaatgggcttTTTTTCTTAACTCCAGCCTTCCTTAGGATCCATCCTATTTGTAGAACTCCAACATCTTCAGCCACACTAGTAAAACATACTTgtggtttttgtgaaaaaaaggaaggaaaagagagCTACAGAGTTGCTGCTGTTTACCAGTGGATGAGATTATGAAATTAAGCATGGCTGACTTGGCTTCCGATGGTAGGGGAGAGGTGCAGGGTAAGAGAAGCAGTCGCAGTTCTGTGAAGAATGAAAAAGTTAATGTGGTTAGTGGTGTTTGTGAGTTCCTTCACCTTCTGCAATGGTGagtaaatgaaaacattttccatATTGCAGAGAAAGTTAATCTAAGTACATGTAGGGATGAATTTGATaaaagaattaattttaaaatgctgaGGAAACAAGTATCTTTTCTGTTATACCAGCATGGCTTTGAATCACTTCAAATTCAAACCATGTAGAAAGTAGCAGCATATTATCGCTAGATAAAAAGGCAGCTTGTATATTTTCAGTTCAGTCATTTTGCATCACATACAAGGGGAATGTAACAAGCAGTGCAGTATTGAGCAATTTGTCAGATTTACTATATTCAGtgttggaagaaaataaggttatTTAGGTTACTGGGAGAGTGTTCTCTGGAATATTAGCtccttcaaaatgcattttgtgattGGAACATATTCATTCTTTTTTAACTTAACAACTAGGTGTCCTAATAATAATAGTGCCAGCCATAGTTTTACACCCAACTCTCCACCAGACAGATTCTGGATTTTCATACTTTAAACTTTAAAGTTTAGATATTCTATTTACACTTGTGTATTTGAGATCAGACTCTCGGCTTGTCTTACATCTTGCTACAGTTTCAAATGAAACGTGCTTGTACTTCATCAGTAAATCTTCACTGAATTACAAAGAACTAAGAAACAGCAAACAGGATAAAGGGAAAATGTTGAAATATACTTTGAAAAATGTGTGTGGAACCCCAGAGTTAAACCCCTGTTTTAGGAAAAGTGATGCAAAAGTAGAAGTTGAGATGCAATTGAAGTTCATACACTTATTTGGAGTTCTGTTTTAAACTGAGTTAAAAGAAACAGGAGGATTTTGGAAAAAAGAGCTGGGGTTGTGGGAGAATAGAGCTGGATTCTGAGGAAAACATGGTAACATGTTACTAATGAGATGCAGCAGTTCCCAGACAACATATGAAGCTGAAATCTGGACAGCCAGCTGATAAATTGGAAGAGTGAGCCTAGATTCACAGAACTTATACATGAGATAAGAAGTGTGGCTCCAAATGCAACGTTGTCCAAAGTTCTGCCTGAGTGCTCTGGTTGGGAATTGTTTTATAAAGATGGCTATGAACCAAGAAGACTAGATGCAGATTTAGACTGTCCCAAAGTTCAAGGTGCTTGAAATTTATTGTTATTGCCTCTCAGGCCTTATCATAATTTCATGTGACTTGTAAAGTTTCCTCCCCAACCCCTTCCTTCAAATGCCGCACGTAGCAGAAAGTGACTGCAGGAATAGGAGATGCTCAGAGGTTGATGTACATAAAGCCTATTGCTCTATTTTCTTAAAACACAAGTCATTTGCGTCCTTACAGTGTAACTGATGTAATATCCCATAATATATACACTAGTTTTGTTATAGCAGCAGTGTTTGCTTTCATCTGAATAcagccttctcctttcctcctGACCTAATCCACTATGTATTGTTGCTTtgtgctgttaaacagctgccatgttTCGGTCCAGAAGTTGCTGCATTTCGTAGTGATTACTGTATCCAAAGGTGAGACAGCTGGCTGTAATAGGATTaacaaagcaaaagaaaactGAGGCTGAAACATTTCTTACCAGGAAATGTTTCCTACCACTGAGAATAGTTTAACTGTGTATCTTCCCAAGGGAAATTATGAGGTTCCCATTGCTAGAAAGAGTTAAAAttagaccagtcaaaaacctgGAGTGTGTATTTTAGAGAACATTGGTCAGAGAGATGGGCTAGATGCCCTTCTAGAATGGTATatattttcaaaacttttcaGTTTCTAGACCGTTCCATAAGAGTTGGGCATTCTCTTGTGGACCCACTTACCGCCTCATCTCCTAATATACTGCTTCCCCAGAGTATGCAAGGGCTCCCTGCACCAAAGCTCAGAGAGGTGGTAGGTAAGGTTCCAGGGGAAGCAAGATTAAGAgggaacaaggtgtacagctagtttggattaggaagcctaatccgaagtagctagtctgtgccgcgtgtagccgcgcggcacggagtccgaactagctggcatttaaaaatggcgctggccggcttcatgcaaatgaagcctgggaaattcaaatcccgggcttcatttgcaactccgtatgactacattacccccgctagtttgaactaggggggtagtgtagacatacccaaggagcttagcttgtttaccttaaccaaaagaaggctgaggggggatatgattgcactttttaaatatattagagggataaataccagggagggagaggaattatttaagcttaatatcaatgtggacacaagaacaaatggatataagctggctggtaggaagtttagacttgagattagacgaaggtttctaaccattagaggagtgaggttctggaacggccttccaaggggagtagtgggggcaaaagatctatctggtttcaagattaaactagatgggtttatgaaggggatggtttgatgagataacatgaacttggtaactaattgtccattcattatcagtgggaataggtcaatggagggatgataggagttactatagagaacttactgggtgtctggctgatgagtcttgcccacatgctcagggtttagctgatcgccatatttggggtcgggaaggaattttcctccagggtagattggcaaaggccctggaggtttttcgccttcctctgtagcatggggtacagatcacagctagaggattctctgcatcttggggtcttcaaagtatttgaagtcttcaatatctgagatataagtgaaaGGAGTATTCTGggaggagtgggtgagattctgtggcctgcactgtgcagggggtcagactagatgatcataatggtcccttctgaccttaaaatctatgagtctattaataacaggaaacttggaaatggcagaggtgcttaacaatTTCTAGCTTGTTTTtgccaagaagattgatggtgagggtttgcctaatatagtgaatgctagttaggcctcagttggagtattgtgtccaattctgggcaccacatttcaagaaagatgtggagaaattggagaaggtccagagaagagcaacaaaaatgattaaagtctagtaaacatgagctatgagggaaggctgaaggaattgggcttgtttagtttggaaaagagaagactgagaggggacatgatagtgattttcaggtatctaaaagggtgttgcaggtgggcgggggggaggggaattgttctccttggtctctgaggataggacaaaatgcaatgggcttaaactgcagcaaggtaggtttaggttgcacattaggaaaaacttcctgattgACAGGAtggttaaatattggaataaattgcctagggaggttttggaatctccatcactggagatatttaagagcaagttagacagacatctatcagggatgatctagatggtgcttggttctgcagtgagggcaggggactagactcgatcccttgaggtcccttccagttctagtaacCTATGATTCTAAGTTCACAAGAAGTCCATGGTGGAGCAGGGAACTGTGGTCAGGTCTTCCACTGTCTAAGCAAATTCCTTTGTCACTCCTAGTGGGAAAGGCAATGGAACAGTAGTGTTTGTCAAGAATAATGGCCTGTGTTTGCAGCTCAGTGGACTCCATTTGCATGTGCCTCTAACACTCTCTAGATCGTGCTGACATTCTCTCCTCTGTTTTTATTCCTACCCCTCTTCTCCTGTTCTCTCCCTCCAGCTATCCTGGAACTGTCTGGCACCTATGACATTAAAGGCACATGGAAGAGTTCTATCACCTTGCCATGCGTCTACACGCCTTCCCAGGACTTTGTACAGCAAACAGTCATTTGGACCCTGGAGCGAGATCAAAGCCCTGCCACTGTTTTCCGAAGGGATAGCTCTGGGGATCACATCCTGTTGTCACAGTATAGAGATAGGGTCAGCGTCCCAAATAGCACCCCAGGGGATGTCTCTCTTGAAATTGAGATGCTTGAAGTCACAGACAGTGGACACTACACTTGCAAAGTCACCTGGAAAGCCCCGAACAAGAGCCTGCTAACAAAGGAGAGAACCATGATGGTCCGTGTCATTAAAGGTAAAGCCAATAGTAAAATGTGCATTACCTTGGCATTTCTCACTCATAAAGACTCCtggtggggggatgggactgTGCAGAGGGGCTTCCATGTCACACTGACTCTCCACAGCCACATGGTTGAAGCCGGCATTTCCCATAGATTCTCAAGCACCGTGGCTCTTTCTCCCTACACTGGCACTATCCAACCCTGAAGGAAGGGGATAGGAGCCTGCAACATTGATGTGGGGTTGTGGTTTGTACCTCGCTTGGCCACTAGTGCTATTTCAAGGCAGTCCTAAAGGCTGCCCGTTGCTGAACATCTCTGTGCACCTTGCAGGGGTGTTAGAAGAGTTGGAGTACAGAGCTGCCCCAGCTACACCCTCCCACTTCAGAACGTCCCTAGCGCACCTCAGAACCATATGCCTCAGTGTGGAAGGCTTATGAAGGGGTAGAAAGATGCTCAGCCTCTAACAAGGGAAACCCGCTGTGTGTGCATATTCCTTGTATGTAGCTGGTGCAAAGCAGTCAGGAAGAAACCATGAATGGAGTTCAGAAACTGCATGCAAGGGGGTTATGAGAGCAGGTAATGAATGAATTCATTCTGGAGAAGCCTGCACAGGCATGGGATTCAGGGAAGTGTGAATCCTGCACCTTTCTTTATAACAATCAAATTCTCAGATCAAATTCTCTGCAACTTTGGGACAAGTGAGCGTCAAATCCCTTTCCTTTTGCCTTTCCGTTTCAGTGACTAAACTCATCATCAGACCAGGCATGACTGCTCCAAAAATGTATAGGCATGAAACATAAGCCAAAGAAGCGTGCATTGAACCTTGTCAAAATTGTGTGGTGATGAATGCTGTGAAGTTCTTAACTACTGACCCAAAtccctttccttttccttcaGTTGCAGTGACTAAACCCATCATCAAACCGGGCAATCTGGGCTTCACCGTACCGAAAGGGGCTAGAACCAGCCTGACTTGCTCTGCCAATGGGTCCCCACCTATCATCTACCGCTGGTTCAAGGGAGAGCCTGGAGGAAAGGTggtgcacatgagcaatcacgcCGTACTCATGTTTGATTCTCTGCAGATGTCTGACACGGGGAAATATTACTGCAAGGCAGAAAACAGAGCAACCTCCCAAGTCATGGAGCAGAGTGATTCAGTGCAACTGACTGTGATGGGTAAGTGCCCCAAACTAGTGCTTGCTCTCTGAGATGCTCCTAACTGCAGAATGATAGTGAGGCAAATGGCTCATAGGGTTCAATAAAAGTATAGACTTTTAGAGTGAATGAATGTGAACAACATCTGTAGTGACATTTGCTAGGGTAAAAGAACAAGAGCTCTTATTCTCAGCTCTCACAGTATAAGGCACAGCTGATCATTGGCTAGGGTCAGAACAATGTTTTCCATCCTCCAGCTCTGCACTTGCCAGCTTGctgaccttggacaagtcccctttctgtgcctcagtttacccctggAGATCAATGGCATTCCCTTTGTAATACCCTTTGAGAGCTACTGGTGAAAAGTGCTCTGTAGGAGTTAGGAGGTTTACGACTTCGCCCTGCAGTTTTTGTATTTATCCAATTCGTAAATTAGCAATTGAAGGGGTGGAAGAGTCTGCCACATTTGTCACTTTTCTCAATAGACCTCACAAAACCAGTAACTATGGTACCCTGCTCTGGGTCTGGGGCGTACCCCATAGTCTCAGAAGGAGGTGAGGCCTGCTCAGTGTTGAATTAAAAGCACTTAGGGAGGGGAAGTGAAGGGGCATTTTCATTGCTGTGTTGTGTGAATAGTGAGAGGGTGGGCTGGATGTGACATGTCCACTTGCTTCCATTTTTAGAATTTAGTCCTCAGGCCGACAGGGTTTGCTAGAGTTGACTTCTGCTGCCCTATGTGGTTCTAACTGCTACTCCCCTTTCCTCTGCTCTCCAGTGAGCCATGACCTCATGCTGTTGGCCTACTTGGTTACAGGCTCCCTGGGATGGCAGCCATTCTAACACTTGGAAGGACAAGCCTAGAGGAGTCATGGATTTCTTTAGCTCTGTGTGGTGTGACATGAAGTCATCAGAAGCAAAATTCCTATCTCAATAACTCCCATGGTTTGGGAAGACTCAGTGTGCTGGGGATTGCTTCCTTGTTTGAATCCTCACTTTGTGCTGTTTTGATCCAGAGTACCAAGGGGCCAGCCTGCCCCTCTATGTCATCATCCTGATTGGTGTGCTCTGCATGGCTGTGGTGTTAGTTGTCATTGCTGTCATCTTGTGCAGGAGAAAGATCAAGAAGGGTGAGTATGTTGTACTGGGGAAGTTATGGTGAACTACTGaggatttgggggtgggaggacaaATAAAAACACTGCTATAGCACACTGAAAGAAAATGAGTTAGTTGAGGTTGCTTCTTGCAATTGAATGCTTAGAGATAGGCACATTGTATCAAGAACAGGAACTGACAGAGTAATCACAATCCCCTGTGCTAATCTCATTTTCTGTGAGCAGTAAACCTGTAGTTCTTTGTCTTTCCTTTCCAGTAGTTCAATTGCACTTCTTGTAGCTTTGTGCCCCAGAGATGTTTGccagaaagtcaacatggtttcattCTGTAAAAGTTGCTTCCAGTTGCCATCTTGGCACAGTCTCTATTGACTGTAGAAAGAGTAGGTGACTGAAGGGACTATTTGTGATCAATAGTCTTGACCCTCCTGCAgaacacaagccatagaacttcctTGAATTAATTCCTGCTTCAAGTCTCCTCCTAGTCCACACGTGGCTTCCTGTTTTCCATGCAGCCTGCTCTGTACATAGTCCCTGGCCATTTCCATCAGCCTCAGGCTTCCCTGCTGCTATTGATCGTGCCACTTCTTCTTCCTCAGAGAGGCCAGATAACTTCCTTGGTCAGTTCTTTCAATAGAATTACTGCCCCCTCCTGCTATCTGGCATGGAGGACAAAGTGTGGTGGGTAGGTGGTTGATAGGAATGGGTAGTTTGCTGCTTAGCAGATTCTTCACAACTCCGTCCATTGGAGGTAAGCAAATATGAAATGTCAGAGAGATGACTCAGCATCTGCCAAAGAAAGCCTTCTGTGCTGTGGTATTCCAGGCAGCTATGTTGCACTAGCATTGCTGGTGCAAAGCAGTAACCACACAACCATGAAATAAGTGGGATGTACAGGCAATGAATTACATCAGCCTAGAGAAAGGTCTGAAGTCCATATCTGAACAGATATGAAATTCAGATCTGGCCCAGTACTGTCCCCTGAATGTACAATAAGATCCAGACCAACTATTACCCCAGTGTTGGGACAAGTCAGATGTATATTGTTAAGAACTCAGTcatggggtgcagtcacagaagaccccttgggattGTTCTTGATTATGCCACTGACACCCACCTTCTTGTTCTCTGTGGCTCTATACCACTCTGTCCTTTTGGGACAAATCCTTTGGTCTTCCCCATACAAGGCACAGATTTGGGGTTACCACCtccctgaagagcaatgcaggCACTGAATGACTTCAACTCTGGGAGGACGTAGTTCTAGGgtataataattatttacactgggcctgatagtaaacaaaattgtttttattaaatacaaacaaTAGAATTTAAGTCGCTGCAAATGAAAATAGACAGATCAAAGGAAGTTACtatgttaaaatgaaaagaaaacacatagctagttctaattcattaaaaaaaatactgcaggtagattcttaccctaaagagctgttcttatttcaggtaagtCGTCAAATttgatcttttactctgacttgggtctcccGTTCTCTTTGTTTCCAAGCCAGCCAAAGATAAACACCTGATAGGGTCCAATTATTTAAACAGCCTTCTCCACAGGGTAGGAATCTTTTGTTCTACATTTCCCCTTCCAAGGAAAACTACCTGGCTCAAAATAGAATCCCAGTACCAGGTgctatggtcacatgtcttactaTGGTCATGTATGGATTTACagaacaaacaaggctgtttacaagtcattAAGTTGTTCACCCACTCATTAAGGCTTCTGGAGCACCCGTAATGTCTGCCATTAGCATGTTTAAAACCACGAACAGTCTAATActacatatttctaactttaaatacaaaaattataCATGCACCAAAATGAGATATACAGCTTCAGCAGACTGTAACATTAAAACTGATTGGCTACATGCGGTATTTTGTCCAAGGCATCTCctagttatgcatatttatattcgtAAACCAATGTTTATAAAGCATGGGGAGGACCATCACAAAACCTATAGCAATTGTCACCATAGAATTCTGACAAGGTTCCATGCCCTGTTTGGAGGTTATATTCTCTACCCTAGTTATGTTCTATACCCTAGTCTCATAATTGCACATGGCCAGCTGCACCTAAAAcagacattttgattttttttgcccATGGGGAACTGTAgggctgtttgtgtgtgttttactTATTAAAGTTAGAATAAAGTAGGTAGTCACACACTTTTATAGAAGAATACTTTTACAGGTATCTTTAGATAATTTACAAAATAATATGGATTATGAGAAAGTGGATTATGTCATAATTTGAAAGCTgacaaaaaaaatacaattccCTTAACTAGGCAGAGGTCttctcagaaaaaaatatgcatttttaaataatgtattaaATATTAGTTTTTAGAAAATACTAATTGTGCGTTTAGGTTATTTAAAATAATActatatcttttgaaataaagaaTAGAACATGTATATTAGAGAAGACACAAAGTGTCTTCACAGGACACAAAGTGAAACagaacagccaaaaaaaaaaaaaaaaaccccaaaagcctCTTCGCCTGTTACAGAAAGAGTGAAAATAAAGTGGGGAGAAAGTTATAAAGCAGCAAGAAAGCTTGTGTCTCAT from Pelodiscus sinensis isolate JC-2024 chromosome 13, ASM4963464v1, whole genome shotgun sequence harbors:
- the LOC102461035 gene encoding V-set and immunoglobulin domain-containing protein 4-like isoform X2; the protein is MKKLMWLVVFVSSFTFCNAILELSGTYDIKGTWKSSITLPCVYTPSQDFVQQTVIWTLERDQSPATVFRRDSSGDHILLSQYRDRVSVPNSTPGDVSLEIEMLEVTDSGHYTCKVTWKAPNKSLLTKERTMMVRVIKVAVTKPIIKPGNLGFTVPKGARTSLTCSANGSPPIIYRWFKGEPGGKVVHMSNHAVLMFDSLQMSDTGKYYCKAENRATSQVMEQSDSVQLTVMEYQGASLPLYVIILIGVLCMAVVLVVIAVILCRRKIKKERVKIKWGESYKAARKLVSHAREKRKNT
- the LOC102461035 gene encoding V-set and immunoglobulin domain-containing protein 4-like isoform X1 produces the protein MKKLMWLVVFVSSFTFCNAILELSGTYDIKGTWKSSITLPCVYTPSQDFVQQTVIWTLERDQSPATVFRRDSSGDHILLSQYRDRVSVPNSTPGDVSLEIEMLEVTDSGHYTCKVTWKAPNKSLLTKERTMMVRVIKVAVTKPIIKPGNLGFTVPKGARTSLTCSANGSPPIIYRWFKGEPGGKVVHMSNHAVLMFDSLQMSDTGKYYCKAENRATSQVMEQSDSVQLTVMEYQGASLPLYVIILIGVLCMAVVLVVIAVILCRRKIKKDNSNEITHHNSKNLTRRKPCSEVNDKCTYEEAITRAENNYTSQPVKENEYETISPMKTNDYATLVKATESEYELVDVP
- the LOC102461035 gene encoding V-set and immunoglobulin domain-containing protein 4-like isoform X3, yielding MKKLMWLVVFVSSFTFCNAILELSGTYDIKGTWKSSITLPCVYTPSQDFVQQTVIWTLERDQSPATVFRRDSSGDHILLSQYRDRVSVPNSTPGDVSLEIEMLEVTDSGHYTCKVTWKAPNKSLLTKERTMMVRVIKVAVTKPIIKPGNLGFTVPKGARTSLTCSANGSPPIIYRWFKGEPGGKVVHMSNHAVLMFDSLQMSDTGKYYCKAENRATSQVMEQSDSVQLTVMEYQGASLPLYVIILIGVLCMAVVLVVIAVILCRRKIKKVITPRTSQEESLVQKSMTSALTRKP
- the LOC102461035 gene encoding V-set and immunoglobulin domain-containing protein 4-like isoform X4, with amino-acid sequence MKKLMWLVVFVSSFTFCNAILELSGTYDIKGTWKSSITLPCVYTPSQDFVQQTVIWTLERDQSPATVFRRDSSGDHILLSQYRDRVSVPNSTPGDVSLEIEMLEVTDSGHYTCKVTWKAPNKSLLTKERTMMVRVIKVAVTKPIIKPGNLGFTVPKGARTSLTCSANGSPPIIYRWFKGEPGGKVVHMSNHAVLMFDSLQMSDTGKYYCKAENRATSQVMEQSDSVQLTVMEYQGASLPLYVIILIGVLCMAVVLVVIAVILCRRKIKKERRGKTPNP